In Halobacteriovorax marinus SJ, the following proteins share a genomic window:
- a CDS encoding type II secretion system F family protein yields the protein MKKWGYHIILLVLTILTLFAPADTLAQSGRYENLTSRELVALLNEECERGQMANCYEAGQMYMSAESEASKAKGRKLVQKACKGGHENACEFLKGGLARDTGSDLLFYSSIGLIGLAVYLVTIMMFQDEEEFKASEKLEDGDKKSSPTENYGIVLRYSKPFFKRYVTPIVSSMKNKKKIKEKYKRKLASAGLTDVLTPEDFFSFKIFLIVGFPIVFFGIRVFLEEEWPLTLIPIIGAVGFVYPDIWIKGRIEMRQKEVIMAMPFCVDMLALSVEAGLDFVAAMTKVVEKAKKTALSEEFETMIKEIRIGASRAEALRNLAWRIDLIQISSFCATLIAADSVGASIGPILKALSMEIRQKKSSEVEKAGATAATKILFPMLFLIVPAVFIVVAAPIVLELVVGKK from the coding sequence ATGAAAAAATGGGGATATCATATCATTTTACTTGTACTCACAATATTGACGCTATTTGCGCCAGCGGACACGCTTGCCCAAAGCGGACGTTATGAAAATTTAACCTCTAGAGAGTTAGTCGCTCTCCTCAATGAAGAGTGTGAGCGTGGACAGATGGCCAATTGCTATGAAGCAGGTCAGATGTATATGAGTGCTGAGAGTGAAGCCTCTAAAGCAAAAGGTAGAAAGCTCGTTCAAAAGGCCTGTAAGGGCGGGCATGAGAATGCTTGTGAATTTTTGAAAGGCGGACTGGCAAGAGATACTGGATCAGACCTTCTCTTCTATTCTTCAATTGGACTTATTGGCCTAGCTGTTTATCTTGTCACAATAATGATGTTTCAAGATGAAGAGGAATTTAAAGCTTCAGAGAAACTAGAAGATGGGGATAAGAAGAGCTCTCCGACTGAAAACTATGGAATCGTTCTTCGATACTCAAAACCTTTCTTTAAGAGGTATGTGACCCCCATAGTCTCCTCCATGAAGAATAAGAAGAAAATAAAGGAAAAGTATAAAAGGAAACTTGCATCAGCTGGACTAACTGATGTTCTTACTCCTGAAGATTTCTTTTCATTTAAAATATTTCTAATTGTTGGGTTTCCAATTGTTTTCTTTGGAATAAGAGTTTTCCTAGAAGAGGAGTGGCCACTGACTTTAATTCCAATTATTGGTGCAGTGGGATTTGTTTATCCTGATATTTGGATTAAAGGGCGAATCGAAATGAGGCAAAAAGAAGTTATTATGGCGATGCCTTTTTGTGTAGATATGTTGGCCTTGTCAGTAGAAGCGGGATTAGACTTTGTTGCAGCAATGACAAAAGTTGTGGAAAAGGCAAAGAAGACAGCTCTGTCTGAAGAGTTTGAAACAATGATTAAAGAAATTCGAATTGGTGCGAGTCGAGCTGAAGCTCTTAGAAATCTAGCATGGAGAATTGATTTAATTCAAATTTCTTCTTTTTGTGCAACCTTAATTGCAGCAGACTCTGTAGGGGCATCAATTGGTCCTATTTTAAAAGCCCTTTCGATGGAAATTAGACAAAAGAAATCATCAGAAGTTGAAAAAGCTGGGGCGACTGCAGCAACAAAGATACTTTTTCCAATGCTTTTCTTAATTGTTCCTGCGGTATTTATCGTTGTTGCCGCTCCTATTGTTCTTGAATTAGTAGTAGGGAAGAAGTAG
- a CDS encoding AMP nucleosidase: MAVKGKTAKKTSKSSTSKKKTKVTKKKAAKTSSKKASKKKSSAKSSAQSSVTAKLKKTKKASTLKVKSTPSSELAASVDPYSLVRLSTKRQVNSVEEKKARLRARRIHWNKEKEKIAIDMLERYTGHDIKDFQQQIILTNFHYYIERFNVLLDDAIYTKGSAFKASSSKKAQVTIIEFGVGSAMAALIGELVSVVNPKAVLFLGLAGSVHPSLKVGDFVLPIASIRAEGVSDHFLPPQVPALPTFKVQKFVSQILVEHGHDYRTGTIHSTDFRFWEFDDRFKQNLIEERVLAVEMETAALFTACFVSKVNIGALLLISDCPMKKGGIKTKSSAKEVFKKYTDIHIELGIEAMADIAERGEKVRHYNW; encoded by the coding sequence ATGGCCGTCAAGGGAAAGACAGCGAAGAAAACCTCAAAGTCATCGACTTCAAAAAAGAAGACTAAGGTTACTAAGAAAAAGGCTGCTAAGACTTCTTCAAAAAAGGCTTCTAAGAAAAAATCTTCAGCAAAGTCTTCAGCGCAGAGTTCTGTCACTGCAAAGTTAAAGAAAACAAAGAAAGCAAGCACACTGAAAGTTAAATCAACTCCTAGTAGTGAGTTGGCTGCATCAGTAGACCCATATTCACTTGTTAGATTATCAACTAAGAGACAGGTTAATTCTGTTGAAGAAAAGAAAGCTCGTCTTAGAGCGAGAAGAATTCACTGGAATAAAGAGAAGGAAAAAATCGCGATTGATATGCTCGAAAGGTATACTGGTCACGACATTAAAGACTTCCAACAACAGATAATTTTAACGAACTTTCACTATTATATTGAGAGATTCAACGTACTTTTAGACGATGCTATTTACACGAAGGGTTCAGCCTTTAAAGCATCTTCTTCAAAGAAAGCACAAGTTACGATTATTGAATTCGGAGTAGGTTCTGCAATGGCCGCATTGATTGGGGAACTCGTTTCTGTCGTCAATCCAAAGGCCGTTTTATTTCTAGGACTGGCCGGTTCAGTACATCCTTCATTGAAGGTTGGAGACTTCGTTCTTCCTATTGCTTCAATTAGAGCAGAAGGTGTTTCGGATCACTTCTTACCACCTCAAGTTCCAGCGCTTCCAACTTTCAAAGTTCAGAAGTTTGTTTCTCAAATTTTAGTCGAGCATGGGCATGACTATAGAACGGGAACAATTCACTCTACAGATTTTAGGTTTTGGGAATTTGATGACAGGTTCAAGCAAAACCTAATTGAAGAGAGAGTACTTGCTGTTGAAATGGAGACAGCTGCTCTGTTTACAGCTTGTTTTGTAAGTAAGGTTAATATTGGAGCACTTCTTTTAATCTCAGATTGCCCTATGAAGAAAGGTGGAATCAAAACAAAGAGCTCTGCTAAAGAAGTATTTAAAAAGTATACAGATATTCACATCGAACTCGGAATTGAGGCCATGGCCGATATTGCTGAGAGAGGTGAGAAAGTTAGACATTATAATTGGTAA
- a CDS encoding FHA domain-containing protein: MRNQNVRLTRDLKKPEAAGTHYRVLCMTGKNKGLVYYLKSKRLVLGRADTVDIQVLDTKSSREHAELTRFGDSYIVTDLGSQNGIIVNDLKVSQHQLVDGDKIIIGQTVFKFNIIVVENELAVLDDEEEDDDEYEDDDDDEEEVKKPKGKKAKDEAAAKKKKMIYGIVGIALLFLFLDDGGEEKKAPVKKAPVIEKEDKSLASDLKKRNQNYDKETEEKIGTILHRGFRELREKNYIRAIEEFSLALILSPNHGRASAYLEKSKMLLDEEVKSQFNKAKREIDSLKFKKAVRIYCSILRYLQERPEDERYKRAQKEIDIIVEEQGLRADEVKCF; the protein is encoded by the coding sequence ATGAGAAACCAGAACGTAAGACTAACTAGAGATTTAAAAAAGCCAGAGGCAGCAGGTACTCATTATAGAGTATTGTGTATGACTGGGAAAAATAAAGGTCTTGTCTATTATCTCAAGTCTAAGAGGCTCGTCTTAGGAAGAGCCGATACTGTAGATATTCAAGTTTTGGATACAAAGTCATCTCGTGAACACGCTGAACTCACTCGCTTTGGCGATTCATATATCGTGACAGACCTTGGGTCTCAAAATGGTATTATTGTTAATGATTTAAAAGTAAGTCAGCATCAGTTAGTAGATGGGGACAAAATAATAATTGGGCAGACTGTTTTTAAGTTCAATATCATAGTTGTTGAGAATGAACTAGCCGTTCTAGATGATGAAGAAGAAGATGATGATGAATACGAAGATGACGATGATGATGAAGAAGAGGTAAAAAAGCCAAAAGGAAAGAAGGCCAAAGATGAAGCTGCGGCCAAAAAGAAGAAGATGATCTATGGAATTGTTGGAATAGCACTTCTCTTTTTATTCTTAGATGATGGCGGAGAAGAGAAAAAAGCTCCTGTTAAGAAGGCTCCTGTTATTGAGAAGGAGGACAAGTCCTTAGCTAGTGATCTCAAAAAGAGAAACCAAAACTATGATAAGGAAACAGAAGAGAAAATTGGAACAATTCTTCATAGAGGGTTTCGAGAGCTTAGGGAGAAGAATTATATTCGTGCAATTGAAGAATTTAGTTTGGCCCTTATTTTAAGTCCGAACCACGGTAGGGCGAGTGCCTATTTGGAGAAATCTAAAATGCTCCTAGATGAAGAGGTAAAGAGCCAATTTAATAAGGCAAAAAGAGAGATCGATTCTTTAAAATTTAAGAAAGCAGTAAGGATTTACTGTTCTATATTAAGATATTTACAAGAGAGACCTGAGGATGAGCGCTATAAGAGAGCTCAGAAAGAAATTGATATAATTGTTGAAGAGCAGGGATTGAGGGCAGATGAAGTTAAATGTTTCTAA
- a CDS encoding ABC transporter permease, which yields MSKKLNKEIKIGGALLSSYLIWAIAWLVYSLMIKGSFLSPYFPETDMTKELLYPGVEGFLLGTDIYGRSVVEILSAGLAYSLGVSTLVSLTSATIGIIIGYLSITGNNFVKVTSDLVINLIFIFPSILIAIMVMSVTGQSFWGLVFALVITGWPGYARIARGETMRVMNLTYVESARAIGVTEIRLFLKVIVPSILPLMMVHIVLGVSGVIISEAALGFLGLGGSEFSWGAMLSIAKTVLLEAPYMVITLSIVMAGLIIGLNLLGDGLRDYLDPRKSF from the coding sequence ATGTCAAAGAAGTTAAATAAAGAAATCAAAATAGGTGGAGCTCTTTTAAGTTCATATTTAATTTGGGCCATAGCCTGGCTAGTTTATAGTCTTATGATTAAAGGCTCATTTCTAAGTCCTTACTTCCCAGAAACAGATATGACTAAGGAATTACTTTATCCTGGAGTAGAGGGATTTCTATTGGGAACAGATATCTATGGTCGCTCTGTTGTTGAGATTCTCTCTGCGGGATTGGCCTATAGTCTTGGGGTATCAACTCTCGTGAGCTTAACATCTGCAACTATTGGTATCATTATTGGTTACCTTTCAATCACAGGAAATAACTTTGTAAAAGTTACGAGTGATTTAGTGATAAACCTTATTTTTATTTTCCCAAGTATATTAATTGCAATAATGGTGATGTCTGTCACAGGACAATCATTTTGGGGATTAGTCTTTGCTTTAGTAATTACTGGATGGCCTGGTTATGCAAGAATTGCACGTGGTGAGACGATGAGAGTGATGAACTTAACTTATGTTGAAAGCGCTAGAGCAATAGGGGTAACAGAGATTAGACTCTTCTTAAAAGTTATTGTTCCATCAATACTTCCGCTAATGATGGTTCATATCGTTCTTGGAGTGAGTGGGGTCATCATTAGTGAGGCAGCACTTGGCTTTCTTGGTCTTGGTGGATCTGAATTCTCATGGGGAGCAATGCTCTCAATTGCAAAGACAGTTTTATTAGAGGCTCCATATATGGTTATTACTCTTTCTATTGTAATGGCCGGATTAATAATAGGTTTAAATCTATTGGGAGATGGTTTAAGAGATTATTTAGACCCAAGAAAATCTTTTTAA
- a CDS encoding FHA domain-containing protein — MYKLVVVGGKLRGQEFELHDGENTLGRSEDCDIHFPVNGVSKKHMAVTVTKDAAYLQDLGSSNGTFLNGKIIKRATVKNGDKVALPDSILQVVYVEEKKIIIKKRAQEEDEDDDIDFMSDTPPAPESLPAKVIWAFKYKLMPVFHGINEEYEWRVLFGILLAVLSVITITLTIFPVIQSSKRTLLLETAERGAHYAEEIARTNARALEAKNLDQLNTAFMNNIKDVTSYDLFELDGRIVRPLVRMNSYITDTHSIKVKEWAQKTRTEENIYKKRLDGGEIGIGKKIMAFNPKTGTTEPVGVIAIRFSPKSLAVEAQESTKAYLEALMTSFLVAIVFFSIVYYLTIKPLDEMKYQIEEALRGKRRNLESRFLFSEMNSLRSSVNSILQRNRELQNEEMDSEFAEMESDEGYVNTLKEFMRGAGVPVVVLDSEKSVQAVSTDAEDITGIRESSSQGMSISDVSREKGFAGTIIELCDNSANNGGTNQEGEYELQGNSYEIHVSSLLGKDNFAKAYYITFIRS, encoded by the coding sequence ATGTATAAGTTAGTTGTTGTTGGAGGAAAACTTAGAGGACAAGAGTTTGAACTTCACGATGGAGAGAATACTTTAGGTAGAAGTGAAGATTGTGATATTCACTTTCCTGTAAATGGTGTTTCCAAGAAACATATGGCCGTAACGGTTACCAAAGATGCAGCTTACTTACAAGATTTGGGAAGCTCTAATGGAACTTTCTTAAATGGTAAGATTATCAAAAGAGCGACTGTAAAAAATGGCGATAAGGTCGCATTGCCAGATTCAATTCTACAAGTTGTCTATGTAGAAGAAAAAAAGATTATTATTAAAAAGAGGGCGCAAGAAGAAGACGAAGACGATGATATTGACTTCATGAGCGATACACCTCCTGCGCCAGAGAGCTTACCTGCAAAGGTCATTTGGGCATTTAAATATAAATTAATGCCTGTCTTTCACGGTATTAATGAAGAGTATGAGTGGAGAGTTTTATTTGGGATTCTCTTGGCCGTACTTAGTGTGATTACAATTACTCTAACAATCTTTCCAGTTATTCAAAGTAGTAAGAGAACTCTACTGCTTGAAACAGCAGAAAGGGGTGCTCACTACGCTGAGGAGATTGCTCGTACCAATGCCAGAGCACTTGAGGCTAAAAATCTTGATCAGCTAAATACTGCGTTTATGAATAATATCAAAGACGTTACAAGTTACGATTTATTTGAGCTTGACGGTCGTATTGTTCGTCCTCTTGTAAGGATGAATAGTTACATTACAGATACACACTCAATTAAAGTAAAAGAGTGGGCGCAGAAAACGAGAACAGAAGAAAATATTTATAAGAAGAGATTAGACGGTGGTGAAATTGGAATTGGTAAGAAGATCATGGCCTTTAACCCTAAGACGGGAACAACTGAGCCGGTAGGTGTTATTGCAATTCGATTTAGTCCAAAGTCCCTTGCTGTTGAAGCACAAGAAAGTACTAAGGCATACTTAGAAGCTTTAATGACATCATTTCTCGTTGCAATTGTCTTCTTCTCGATTGTTTACTATTTAACGATCAAGCCTCTCGATGAGATGAAGTATCAAATCGAGGAAGCACTAAGAGGGAAGAGACGTAACTTAGAAAGTAGATTTCTATTTAGTGAGATGAATTCATTGAGGTCGTCGGTTAACTCTATACTACAACGAAATAGAGAGTTGCAGAATGAGGAGATGGACTCCGAATTTGCTGAAATGGAAAGTGACGAAGGCTATGTAAATACATTGAAGGAGTTTATGCGTGGAGCAGGTGTACCTGTTGTTGTCTTAGACTCTGAAAAAAGTGTGCAGGCCGTGAGCACTGATGCAGAAGATATTACAGGTATCAGAGAATCAAGCTCTCAAGGAATGAGTATATCAGACGTATCAAGAGAGAAAGGATTTGCAGGAACTATTATCGAATTATGTGATAATTCTGCAAATAATGGGGGAACTAATCAAGAGGGTGAGTATGAACTTCAAGGTAACTCCTATGAAATTCATGTTTCAAGCTTATTAGGAAAGGATAATTTTGCAAAGGCATACTATATAACTTTTATTAGATCATGA
- a CDS encoding DUF192 domain-containing protein, translating to MASIVKFKDEVISEKLKVADSFLSRLIGLMFKKEMEGFDALLIKQCNSIHTFFMRYALDIIFLDKDLRVVKVIENMKPWRATLMYFKATQVLELKSGTLKNRIKKDDQLEVVCIS from the coding sequence GTGGCCAGTATCGTAAAATTTAAAGATGAAGTGATTAGCGAAAAACTAAAGGTAGCAGATAGCTTTCTTTCAAGATTGATAGGGCTAATGTTTAAAAAAGAAATGGAGGGCTTTGATGCTCTTCTTATAAAGCAATGCAACTCTATTCATACATTCTTTATGAGGTATGCCTTAGATATTATTTTTTTGGATAAAGATTTAAGGGTGGTGAAAGTAATAGAGAATATGAAGCCTTGGAGAGCAACTCTAATGTATTTTAAGGCGACACAAGTCTTAGAGCTTAAGAGTGGAACTTTGAAAAATAGAATTAAAAAAGATGATCAATTGGAAGTGGTATGTATAAGTTAG
- a CDS encoding glycosyltransferase family 2 protein, whose translation MKYSIVIVTYERLELLQKCISEIRSQSPNTPIYVGINGSDSKSAQYLQNIPQVTCKSFNKRTPGEVRNALIQLVETPWICFLDDDVIVSESYFQKAESILEMKSLEIFGGPDTSYPNEESTETAISLALTSPLATAHSKKRHTVSNDFNPNAKEQDFILCNLWMKTSIFHKENNSFDERFFRNEENVLLNKLLSSGKTAHYYGDLFVHHKRKSNLISMSLTVMKSANFRAKSFLLFPESFQPIYLVPSLSFLFLIYSAFYPNLIALLAISTYISCLLYFSWKICKDSSRMNLFFQVVLVQIIINLSYGIGFISPPKSTK comes from the coding sequence ATGAAGTATTCAATTGTCATTGTAACTTATGAAAGATTAGAGCTTCTTCAGAAATGTATTTCTGAGATCAGGTCCCAATCTCCTAACACTCCTATTTATGTTGGCATAAATGGTTCCGATTCAAAGAGCGCTCAATACTTACAAAATATTCCTCAGGTAACATGCAAATCATTTAATAAGAGAACTCCTGGAGAAGTCAGAAACGCTCTTATTCAATTAGTTGAAACACCTTGGATATGTTTCTTAGACGATGACGTTATTGTTAGTGAATCTTACTTTCAAAAGGCAGAATCTATACTTGAGATGAAATCTCTAGAGATATTCGGTGGACCAGATACTTCCTATCCAAACGAGGAAAGCACAGAGACGGCAATATCTCTAGCGCTCACTTCTCCCTTGGCCACTGCACATTCAAAAAAGCGCCATACGGTAAGTAACGACTTTAATCCAAACGCAAAGGAGCAAGACTTTATCCTTTGTAACCTATGGATGAAAACTTCAATCTTTCACAAAGAAAATAATTCATTTGATGAGCGTTTTTTTAGAAACGAGGAGAATGTTCTCTTAAATAAATTATTGAGTTCAGGAAAGACTGCTCACTACTATGGTGACCTTTTCGTACATCACAAGAGAAAGAGCAATTTAATTTCTATGAGTTTAACAGTAATGAAGAGTGCTAATTTTAGAGCGAAATCATTTCTTTTATTTCCAGAAAGCTTTCAGCCTATATATCTCGTTCCAAGCCTCTCATTTCTTTTTCTAATTTACTCAGCATTTTATCCAAATCTCATTGCCCTATTAGCAATTAGTACTTATATCTCTTGTCTTTTATATTTTAGTTGGAAAATTTGTAAGGACAGCTCAAGAATGAATTTATTTTTTCAAGTTGTACTTGTTCAAATCATTATCAACTTGAGCTATGGGATAGGTTTTATCTCACCACCTAAGTCTACAAAGTAG
- the nagZ gene encoding beta-N-acetylhexosaminidase, giving the protein MSMLGQLIITGISGTSLLDEEREFLEKENIGGVILFSNNYESPAQLAELVNQIQTTRKEYPLFVCVDNEGGRVFRFKTGFTKFPPMMELGSLNSPKTVFECSQIMAKELKACGVNLNLAPVCDIVNNEQNKVIGDRAFGKDAETVSKYISSVIRGLQTSDILSCAKHFPGHGCTTKDSHFDLPIIKKPLDELRNEEFLPFIKAIKSRVEFLMMAHVIVEDINPDLPTSLCPEAYQILRDELRYTKLIISDDMQMKAIADRYSYEEAAVMAINAGADIVEYKDMEFARKALDGLKKAQKNQELKNETIVDRYNRVKSCKERNLKEYSPIYIPELSKVVGTKASIEYVEEVKAKIEELNS; this is encoded by the coding sequence ATGAGTATGTTAGGACAATTGATCATTACAGGAATATCGGGAACATCGCTTCTAGATGAAGAGAGAGAGTTCTTAGAGAAAGAAAATATTGGTGGAGTCATCTTATTTTCAAATAATTATGAATCACCTGCTCAGTTAGCCGAGTTAGTTAATCAGATACAAACGACTCGTAAAGAGTATCCGTTATTTGTATGTGTAGATAATGAGGGGGGGAGAGTATTTAGATTTAAGACAGGATTTACAAAGTTTCCTCCAATGATGGAGCTTGGTAGTCTTAATTCCCCCAAAACAGTTTTTGAGTGTAGTCAGATTATGGCAAAGGAATTGAAAGCTTGTGGAGTGAATTTAAATCTCGCACCTGTTTGCGATATTGTTAATAACGAGCAAAACAAAGTGATTGGAGATAGAGCATTTGGCAAGGATGCTGAGACTGTCTCTAAATACATTTCATCCGTTATCCGAGGTCTACAAACAAGTGATATTTTATCATGTGCTAAGCACTTTCCTGGACATGGTTGTACTACAAAAGATTCACATTTCGATCTACCAATTATTAAAAAGCCGTTAGATGAGCTTAGGAATGAAGAGTTTCTTCCTTTCATTAAGGCCATCAAGTCAAGAGTTGAATTTCTTATGATGGCGCACGTGATAGTAGAAGATATTAATCCAGATCTTCCAACTTCACTTTGCCCAGAGGCTTATCAAATTCTTCGTGATGAACTTAGATATACAAAATTGATCATCTCTGATGATATGCAAATGAAGGCCATTGCAGATAGATACTCTTATGAGGAAGCGGCCGTCATGGCAATTAATGCTGGTGCAGATATTGTAGAGTATAAAGACATGGAGTTTGCGCGTAAGGCTCTAGATGGACTTAAAAAGGCTCAAAAGAATCAAGAGTTGAAGAATGAGACAATTGTTGATCGCTATAATCGAGTAAAAAGCTGTAAGGAGAGAAATCTAAAAGAATATTCTCCAATCTATATTCCAGAGCTAAGTAAGGTTGTTGGAACTAAAGCTTCAATTGAATACGTAGAAGAAGTTAAAGCAAAAATCGAAGAATTAAATTCTTAA
- a CDS encoding ABC transporter permease — translation MEESVRKFAYSLFTIFVAVTAIFIVLRATPGDPVEKVLGAEAKPEEIVKYRKQLGLDQPILIQYKNYLVGVVTGDMGESLFKKREVKDLISKHMGPTIVLAFISVGLAMCLGTMLGVWAGFKRSGLFDNFSRIISLLFLSFPIFSLAPILVYIFSVKLGVLPVSEWGGLKHSILPIITLVIPLSAVLMRVSRNKLLEEGGEPWVQVLKSKGLNEFQILKRLTRVCLPTILNVVAIQLSVVLAGTMITETIFDIPGMGMLLFEGIQNRDYPVVQGVIIYSTIIYMAVYFVVDFCNARIDPRIQA, via the coding sequence ATGGAAGAGTCGGTTAGAAAGTTCGCATATTCTCTTTTCACAATTTTTGTCGCAGTAACTGCGATTTTCATCGTTTTAAGAGCAACTCCAGGTGATCCTGTTGAGAAAGTTCTGGGTGCGGAGGCAAAGCCTGAAGAGATTGTTAAATATAGAAAGCAACTAGGTTTAGATCAGCCAATCTTAATTCAGTATAAGAATTACTTAGTAGGTGTTGTTACTGGAGATATGGGTGAGAGTCTTTTTAAAAAAAGAGAAGTAAAAGATCTAATTAGTAAGCATATGGGCCCTACTATTGTATTAGCATTTATTTCTGTAGGGCTGGCTATGTGTTTAGGAACAATGCTAGGAGTATGGGCAGGGTTTAAGCGATCCGGACTCTTTGATAACTTTTCAAGAATTATTTCACTACTATTTTTATCTTTTCCCATCTTCTCTCTTGCTCCAATTCTTGTTTATATTTTCTCTGTAAAACTTGGCGTCCTACCAGTATCAGAGTGGGGAGGACTAAAGCATTCGATATTGCCAATCATTACTTTGGTCATTCCTTTGAGTGCAGTTCTTATGAGAGTATCTCGTAATAAGCTCTTAGAAGAAGGTGGTGAGCCTTGGGTTCAAGTACTTAAGTCTAAGGGTCTTAATGAATTTCAAATATTAAAACGCTTAACTAGAGTGTGTTTACCTACAATTTTAAATGTTGTTGCAATCCAATTATCAGTTGTTCTTGCAGGAACAATGATTACAGAAACTATTTTTGATATTCCAGGAATGGGAATGCTTCTATTTGAGGGGATTCAAAATAGAGATTACCCTGTCGTTCAAGGGGTAATTATTTATTCTACAATTATTTATATGGCAGTTTACTTCGTTGTCGATTTTTGTAACGCAAGAATTGATCCAAGGATACAGGCTTAA
- a CDS encoding rod shape-determining protein encodes MFKKFLDWFSNDLAIDLGTANCLVYAKDRGIIVNEPSVVAVHQGMKGVNKVLAVGKEAKEMLGRTPGSIKAIRPMRDGVISDFEVTQAMLKYFIQKSLAGSKLIKPRIIICIPFGITQVEKRAVKESAEQAGAREVYLIEEPMAAAIGAGLPITEPSGNMIVDIGGGTTEVAVISLGGIVYSQSVRVAGDKFDEAITSYIKKKYSLLVGERTAEAIKMSIGNAYPFDDEVKTYEVKGRDLIAGAPKIIEVTSDEIRDALADPIAEVVEAIKVSLEKTPPELAADIVDNGIILAGGGSLLANLDVLIKEKTGLPVSLAEDPLTCVVRGCGKALESIHLLRQVATLS; translated from the coding sequence ATGTTCAAGAAATTTTTAGATTGGTTTTCAAATGATTTAGCGATTGACCTAGGGACAGCGAATTGTCTCGTGTACGCTAAAGATAGAGGAATTATTGTCAATGAACCTTCTGTTGTAGCGGTTCATCAGGGAATGAAAGGTGTTAATAAGGTTTTGGCCGTAGGTAAAGAAGCAAAAGAAATGCTTGGGCGTACACCTGGAAGTATCAAGGCAATTAGACCAATGAGAGACGGAGTCATTTCTGACTTTGAAGTTACTCAAGCAATGTTAAAGTACTTTATTCAAAAGTCTTTAGCTGGATCAAAGCTCATTAAGCCAAGAATTATTATCTGTATTCCATTTGGTATCACGCAAGTAGAGAAGAGAGCTGTTAAAGAATCTGCCGAGCAAGCAGGAGCAAGAGAAGTTTACTTGATCGAAGAGCCAATGGCCGCAGCTATTGGAGCAGGACTACCAATTACTGAACCATCAGGAAATATGATTGTTGATATCGGTGGTGGTACGACTGAGGTTGCTGTTATTTCACTTGGTGGAATTGTTTACTCTCAATCAGTAAGAGTGGCCGGTGATAAGTTTGATGAAGCGATTACATCTTATATCAAAAAGAAATATTCTCTACTTGTTGGAGAGAGAACTGCTGAAGCAATTAAAATGTCTATTGGAAACGCATATCCTTTTGATGACGAAGTTAAGACATACGAAGTAAAAGGACGTGATTTAATTGCAGGTGCTCCTAAGATTATTGAAGTAACTTCAGATGAAATTAGAGATGCTCTTGCCGATCCAATTGCAGAGGTCGTAGAAGCTATCAAGGTATCACTTGAAAAGACTCCACCTGAACTTGCAGCGGATATTGTTGATAATGGAATTATTCTTGCCGGTGGTGGATCTCTACTAGCAAACTTAGATGTTCTGATTAAAGAGAAGACAGGTCTTCCTGTTTCTTTAGCAGAAGATCCTCTTACTTGTGTTGTTAGAGGATGTGGTAAGGCCCTTGAATCAATTCACTTATTGAGACAAGTTGCAACACTTTCATAA